DNA from Devosia yakushimensis:
GAGCCAGAAATCGCCCTGCCAATCGGAGGGATTGCCATGCGACCAGGGGCCGATGATCAGGCGATCGGGCACGGTATCGGGGCTGGTCCAGCGGTTGCGGGCCGTTTCGAATAGTTCCAGGGCGCCTTCGAGGAAGAGATCGTTCCAGCCGCAACTGACGAGCATTGGCAGCCTGGTGGCTGACAGCGCATCGAGATGTTCGCGGTCTGCGGCGGCAGAAGCGGCGCGGGAGGCATTGAACCAGTCGGCGGCATAGGGCGCCAGGGCGAGCAGGTCGTCATCGATGACCGGCAGGCGCTCGAAGGCGGATTGGGGATCGCGCCGGAACATTTCAAGCAGGCGCGTGGCGCGGGCGGCGGCGTCTGCGGAGAGGTTCGCGAGCCGGCGGTTTAAGTCCTCGGGCCCCAGGGATTCGATGATCCAGAGCAGGAGAAAGCCCAGTTCGACGGCGCCGGACCGATAGGTCCAGGTCTCGCCATGACGGGCGGTGCTCAGATGGGGCGAAATGGCCTTAAGGCCGGGAGGATTGCCGGCGGCGGCCAAAACCTGCGTCGCTCCGACATAGGAGGCGCCGAACATGGCGACCTCGCCATTGCAGAAATCCTGCCGGCGCAGCCATTCCAGCGTATCGGCGCCATCGTCGATCTCATGGCTGAACGGCACGAACTGGCCATCCGAGCTGTAGCGGCCGCGCGTATCCTGCACGACAATGGCGTAGCCGCGCCGCAAGGCCACCCGGAAATCGAGGGCGGAGATATATTGGGTGCCGAAGGCATCTTCCTTGCGATAGGGCGTGCGTTGCAGCAGCACGGGCCAGGCGCCCTCCCCGTCCGGCAGCCAGATATCGGCGCGCAGGACGCAACCGTCCCGCATCGGTATCTCGACGGAATCGAGAAGCCTGAAGGCCATGTGTTCCGACATTTGACTTCTCTTTCAGACCCGGATGAAGCGCTGGCGGACCTGGTCGAAGGACACGGCCAGGATGAGCAGGGTCCCCGCCGCGACCTGCTGCCAGGTGGAATTGATGTTCATCAGCGTCATGCCATTATTGAGCACGCCGACGATGAGCAGGCCCAGAACGGTACCGAACATGCTGCCCGTGCCGCCCTTGAGTGAAGTGCCGCCCAGGATAATCGCGGTAACCACCGCCAGTTCGAGCCCCATGCCGGTTGTGCCCGAGGTCGAGCCCAGTTGGGAGGCGCTGACCAGGCCCGTAATGGCCATGCAGAGGCCGGAAATCACAAAGCCGACGAAGAGCGTCTTCTTGGTGCGGATGCCAACGAGACGCGCCGCATTCTCATTGGCGCCGATGGCGTAAATGGTGCGGCCGAAGACGGTGCGCGACAGCAGCACGGCGATGATCAACGCGATGACGAGGAACAGCACAGCCGATAGCGGAATATCGAGAAAGGGGCGGGCAATGGCCCAGTCGAAACCGGTAATGCGCACGCTGCTGGCGCCGCCGATGGAAAGGGTGAGCCCGCGGAAAATCGCCAGCGTGCCGAGCGTGGTGATCAGCGCATTGACGCCCACCACCGTCACCAGGAAACCGTTGAGCATGCCGATACCGACCCCGACGATAACGGCAATGCCGGTCGCGGGGAGGATGCCCAGGCTCTGGGCGGCCAGGGCGAACATCAGCGCGACGAAGGCGGTGCCGCTGCCGACCGACAGGTCGAACTGGCCGGCGATGAGCAGGATGGTGCCGCCCGCGGCCAGGATGCCGGTGATGGAGAGCGCGGTGATGATGTTGACGGCATTGGGCCAGGACAGAAAATAGGGCGAGTTGATCGCGAAGAACACGATCTCGGCCAGCAGGAAAATCAGCAGCGCGCCCCATTCGGGCGCCTTCATGCGGGCGCGCATGGTGGCGGCGGGGCCCGTCGCGGCGGCCGTGGTCTGGACTTGCTCAGGCATGTGCGCCCCCTCCCGCAGCTTCGGTGAGCCGCGCCGTTGAAATGTGTTCCTGCGCCAGGTGAGCGACCACCTGCCCCCGCACCATGACGATGGCCCGGGTCGCGGCCTCGACGATATCCTCGTAGTCGGAGCTGGCGATGAGAATGCCGTGCCCCTGCCGTGCCAGATCACGCAGCACCTGATAGATTTCCTGCCGGGCGCCGACATCGACGCCGCGCGTGGGTTCCACGAGGAGCAGGAGCCTTGATCCGGCCTCGAGCCAGCGTCCCAGCAAGACCTTTTGCTGGTTGCCACCCGACAGGGTCAGGATGCGCTCGGCGCCATCAGGCCGCGAGCGCACTTTCAAGGTCTTGTGCCAGCGGGCAAAGGCTGCCGTTTCGATGGCCCGGGAAATGAAGGGCCCGCGGGCCAGCCGCCGCCAGCTTGGCGCCGCCAGGTTTTCAGCCACGCTGCGCTGGCGCAGCAGGCCTTCGCTGGCCCGGTCGGCGGGGAGAAAACCAATGCCGCGCGCCACCGCTTCGCCGGGATGGCGGAAGCGCAAGGGATGGCCATCCATCATGACCTCGCCGGACGAATAGGGCACGGCGCCAAAAAGGGCACCGGCCAATTCCGGCACGCCCGAGCCGATCTTGCCATAGAGCCCGACGATCTCGCCAGGCGCTATGTCGAGCGCGACATCGCTGAAGCTTTCCGCGGTCAGGCCGCGCACGGAGATGAGCTTGTCGCCGGGCTTTTCGGCATAGGCATAGTGATCGTGATGGGTGGCGATGGCATGGCCCACCATGGCGGCGACCACCGCAGCCTGATCGGTATCGGCCACCGCGGCATTGAGCGACACGCGGCCATCGCGCAGCACGCAGACCCGATCGGCTATGGCAAAGACTTCGTCGAGCCGATGGGTAATGTAGAGAATGGCCGCGCCTTGCGCGCGCATGCGCTCGATGAGGGCAAAGAGACGCCTGGTTTCGGCATCGGATAGGGCGGCGGTCGGTTCATCGAAAATCAGGCAGCGCGAGGCGCCGGCCGTGGCGCGGGCGATCTCGACAATCTGGCGCTCGCCAAGGCGCAGGCTCGATACCGGCGCAGCGAGCGGCAGATCGGCGCCCAGGGAGGCAAGGGCGCGGGCGGCTATTTCCCGCATGGCGCGGTAATCGACAAAGCCCAGCCGGTTGGGCAGCGCGCCCAAGGCAATGTTTTCGGCCACGCTCAGGGTGGGGGCATCGGCAATTTCCTGCGCAATCAGGCGAATGCCGGCATCACGCGATTGCGCGACGGTGCGGAAGGCGGCCGGCGCGCCATTGATGGCGATGCTGCCTTCATCGGCCTGATGATCACCGGCCAGAATGCGCACGAAAGTCGATTTGCCGGCGCCGTTTTCGCCCAGAAGGGCGGTGACCGAACCGGGGGCCAGGTCAAGGTCCACGCCATGGAGGACCTTGACCGAACCGAACGACTTTCTGATTCCGCGAACGGAAAGAAAGGCCGGAGCATCCATATCAGCAGCTCGTTTCCGGATAGAACTGCAGCATATTATCCTTGGTGATCACTTCGTGCGGCACCAGGATCTGCTTGCCGATCTCCTCGCCCTTGATCGCCTTGATCAGGTTGGGAAGGATGAGCAGGGCGTATTTTTCCGGGAAATAGGCGGCCGAGGCGATGAAATGCGGCGCCGTCCAGATATGGCAATTGCCCGGATCGAAGTTCTGCACGCCCAGATAGAGATTGTCGGTGCGGTTCTGCGAGCGGGCAGCGGCAAGGGCGCCGGTCACCACATCTTCATTGATGCCCACGACGATGATGCGCTGGGCGCCGGGCAGAGCGGTCAGCGTATCGGTGACCTGGCGCTGGGCGGTATCGGCCTGGCCGCCTGCTCCGGTATCGATGACGCGCAGGTTCTGTACTTCGCCGCAGACCTGGGCGAAGCCATCGCGCATGCCGCCCATGCGCATGTCGTTGACGACGCCGACGGCCAGGGATTCCAGCGACACCCAGGCGTCATACTGGCAATCGAAATTCTCCTTGAAATAGAGGCCGATGGCATGGCCGACAATCTCGCCGGCATAGGTATTGGCGGCGCCAACGAACGCCGTCTGGCAGGGCTGCTGCTCGATATCGATGGCGATGACAGGCACTTGCGGGCCTTCGGCGCAGATATTGGCGGCGGCCGCCGCATCGGCCTGGAAGGTCACCAATCCATCCACATTCTGGGTGCGGAACTGGCGGGCGCAATCGAGCGCCGCCGCCGCATCGAATTTGGAATCGCAGGTGACGAGATTGACGCCAGCCGTCTTGGCCGCCTCCTCCATGCCCTTTTGCAAGGCCTCGGTAAAGGGCACGCCCAGGCCGAGCTGGGTGAAGCCGATGGTCAGCCCGTCCCCGCTGCCGGGCGCGATGTCGCCAAACTGGGCGACTTCGGCCGGCGGGGCAATGCCGGCATCCTGGGCCAGGGCCGGCAGGGCCATTGCGCCGATGAGCCCGGCCAGGCCCAGCAAGCGGCCGATCGGTCCTATGGTTTTCAACATGGTCATTTTCTTCTCCTCCTCCAAAGGTATCCGCGCGGGTTCAGACGACCCGCGTGAATTGCAGGCCAAGCAGCTTGGCCAATTTTTCGATGCGTCCGGCGATATGGCCGACGCCGACGGCGCAGTGATGGGCGGGGCCGGCGCCGTTCCAGGCTTCGGTAAAGGCGCGGGCGCCATTGGCGAAGCGGTAGCGTGAATTGGTATTGCCGATTTCGAGAATGGGGCCGGGGACGGATTCCCCCTCGGCCACCAGCAACTCGACCTTGCCGGCGCGCTCGATGACCGAGAGCAGCGTCACCGGCCCGTGGCGGACCGACATTTCGACCGAGACGCCCTTGCCGACCTTGCCGTGATAGACTTCGAGCGGGCGGACCTTGGTCTTGCCCTGGGCAATCTTGGTATGGCCGGGCCCGTCATGGCCCATGAGCACGACATCGTCATTGTAGTCGATGGCGTAATATTCGGTGAAGGAGCCGCCGACGCCAAAGGCGTCCATGATCTTCATGGCCTGGGCATTCTTGATTTCATATTCGCCAGCCACCGGCACGCCGGAGGCGGTGAGGAGCGAGCAGCCCAGAATGACCGACGAGAT
Protein-coding regions in this window:
- a CDS encoding sugar ABC transporter ATP-binding protein, with protein sequence MDAPAFLSVRGIRKSFGSVKVLHGVDLDLAPGSVTALLGENGAGKSTFVRILAGDHQADEGSIAINGAPAAFRTVAQSRDAGIRLIAQEIADAPTLSVAENIALGALPNRLGFVDYRAMREIAARALASLGADLPLAAPVSSLRLGERQIVEIARATAGASRCLIFDEPTAALSDAETRRLFALIERMRAQGAAILYITHRLDEVFAIADRVCVLRDGRVSLNAAVADTDQAAVVAAMVGHAIATHHDHYAYAEKPGDKLISVRGLTAESFSDVALDIAPGEIVGLYGKIGSGVPELAGALFGAVPYSSGEVMMDGHPLRFRHPGEAVARGIGFLPADRASEGLLRQRSVAENLAAPSWRRLARGPFISRAIETAAFARWHKTLKVRSRPDGAERILTLSGGNQQKVLLGRWLEAGSRLLLLVEPTRGVDVGARQEIYQVLRDLARQGHGILIASSDYEDIVEAATRAIVMVRGQVVAHLAQEHISTARLTEAAGGGAHA
- a CDS encoding ABC transporter permease, giving the protein MPEQVQTTAAATGPAATMRARMKAPEWGALLIFLLAEIVFFAINSPYFLSWPNAVNIITALSITGILAAGGTILLIAGQFDLSVGSGTAFVALMFALAAQSLGILPATGIAVIVGVGIGMLNGFLVTVVGVNALITTLGTLAIFRGLTLSIGGASSVRITGFDWAIARPFLDIPLSAVLFLVIALIIAVLLSRTVFGRTIYAIGANENAARLVGIRTKKTLFVGFVISGLCMAITGLVSASQLGSTSGTTGMGLELAVVTAIILGGTSLKGGTGSMFGTVLGLLIVGVLNNGMTLMNINSTWQQVAAGTLLILAVSFDQVRQRFIRV
- a CDS encoding sugar ABC transporter substrate-binding protein — translated: MTMLKTIGPIGRLLGLAGLIGAMALPALAQDAGIAPPAEVAQFGDIAPGSGDGLTIGFTQLGLGVPFTEALQKGMEEAAKTAGVNLVTCDSKFDAAAALDCARQFRTQNVDGLVTFQADAAAAANICAEGPQVPVIAIDIEQQPCQTAFVGAANTYAGEIVGHAIGLYFKENFDCQYDAWVSLESLAVGVVNDMRMGGMRDGFAQVCGEVQNLRVIDTGAGGQADTAQRQVTDTLTALPGAQRIIVVGINEDVVTGALAAARSQNRTDNLYLGVQNFDPGNCHIWTAPHFIASAAYFPEKYALLILPNLIKAIKGEEIGKQILVPHEVITKDNMLQFYPETSC
- a CDS encoding CocE/NonD family hydrolase; the protein is MSEHMAFRLLDSVEIPMRDGCVLRADIWLPDGEGAWPVLLQRTPYRKEDAFGTQYISALDFRVALRRGYAIVVQDTRGRYSSDGQFVPFSHEIDDGADTLEWLRRQDFCNGEVAMFGASYVGATQVLAAAGNPPGLKAISPHLSTARHGETWTYRSGAVELGFLLLWIIESLGPEDLNRRLANLSADAAARATRLLEMFRRDPQSAFERLPVIDDDLLALAPYAADWFNASRAASAAADREHLDALSATRLPMLVSCGWNDLFLEGALELFETARNRWTSPDTVPDRLIIGPWSHGNPSDWQGDFWLGYPAATAGLSDCQLDFFDAARVATKPASPVVQYFRTGTNSWHAAPDWPLPGTQERTFFLGPDGLADAVPAVDWSLSYVSDTLNPVPSLGGANFLPGLLQGRNSGPKDQAGIESRDDLVLFTSAPLAQGTEITGLVEAIIWVSSTGQSADWTARLCEVDVSGRSIGLVDGICRQPMAGGEVTIRLGHISHLLRRGSRLRLQIASSNFPRFDRNPQSGMAPELAQAADFVPATQTIHGGAERPSRLLVATIPEPFPTVNGFR